One Streptomyces sp. ML-6 genomic region harbors:
- a CDS encoding cytochrome P450, translated as MTQDTLLRRILDPAARADPYPLYAELRRTPVLRDGDDLFVVSTYWEIKGLLHDPRISSDIRNLSPGAAGTLLQEEEASPLPPSFLRLDPPEHDRLRRMAMRPFGPPETPRRVHDMRGELARIVSGLVDDFGDRKQVDLVDDFSYPFPVTVICRLLGVPREDEARFHSWADTIAAGLDPDPGQDPGERQRATRQARTDLGLYLAELIDARSGAPGDDMLSALVTQHGTDGRMSRMEVLSTAALLLIAGHETTVNLITNGMLTLLRHPDVLEQLRTDPALAAPLVEEILRFEPPVQLLPQRTTLADIDIGGLTIPRGAAVWLVLASGNRDPKRFADPDRFDPDRRDNQHLGFGSGIHNCFGAPLARLEAQLALTELARRLDNPRLVADPPPYRRNAVLRGPRHLEVAFDGLRA; from the coding sequence ATGACGCAAGACACGCTCCTGCGGCGGATCCTCGACCCCGCCGCCCGCGCCGACCCCTATCCGCTGTACGCCGAACTCCGCAGGACCCCGGTGCTCCGGGACGGCGACGACCTGTTCGTCGTCAGCACGTACTGGGAGATCAAGGGCCTGCTGCACGATCCGCGGATCAGTTCGGACATCCGCAACCTCTCCCCCGGCGCCGCCGGCACCCTGCTCCAGGAGGAGGAGGCATCACCGCTGCCACCCTCCTTCCTGCGGCTGGACCCGCCCGAGCACGACCGGCTGCGCCGCATGGCGATGCGCCCGTTCGGACCGCCGGAAACGCCGCGGCGCGTGCACGACATGCGCGGCGAACTGGCCCGCATCGTCTCCGGCCTCGTCGACGACTTCGGGGACCGGAAGCAGGTGGACCTCGTCGACGACTTCTCGTACCCCTTCCCCGTGACCGTGATCTGCCGGCTGCTGGGGGTTCCGCGCGAGGACGAGGCGCGCTTCCACTCCTGGGCCGACACCATCGCCGCCGGCCTCGACCCGGACCCCGGCCAGGACCCCGGCGAACGCCAACGCGCCACCCGGCAGGCCCGCACCGACCTGGGCCTGTACCTGGCCGAACTCATCGACGCACGCAGCGGGGCGCCCGGCGACGACATGCTCTCCGCCCTGGTCACCCAGCACGGCACCGACGGGCGGATGTCCCGGATGGAGGTGCTCAGCACCGCCGCCCTGCTGCTGATCGCCGGTCACGAGACCACGGTCAACCTCATCACCAACGGGATGCTCACCCTGCTGCGCCACCCCGACGTCCTCGAACAGCTGCGCACCGACCCGGCGTTGGCCGCCCCGCTCGTGGAGGAAATCCTGCGCTTCGAACCGCCCGTGCAGTTGCTCCCGCAGCGCACCACCCTCGCGGACATCGACATCGGCGGCCTCACCATCCCCCGGGGCGCCGCCGTCTGGCTCGTGCTGGCCTCCGGCAACCGGGACCCGAAACGGTTCGCCGATCCCGACCGTTTCGACCCCGACCGCCGGGACAACCAGCACCTCGGCTTCGGCAGCGGCATCCACAACTGCTTCGGCGCGCCCCTCGCCCGGCTGGAGGCGCAGCTCGCCCTGACCGAGCTGGCCCGCAGGCTCGACAACCCCCGCCTGGTGGCGGACCCGCCCCCGTACCGTCGGAACGCCGTACTGCGCGGGCCCCGGCACCTGGAGGTCGCCTTCGACGGCCTCCGCGCCTGA
- a CDS encoding FAD-dependent oxidoreductase, translating to MPGDAALERLRREGRIVIVGASLAGLRAAETLRKEGFTGSLTLIGDEPHEPYDRPPLSKQVLLGHATADRTALPRRTALDAHWRLGVAATGLDMAARKVRLADGDEVAYDRLLIATGVHARPWPHEAEAALDGVFVLRTRDDAARLQRRLAASPRRVLVIGAGFTGSEIASACRERGLAVTVAERGAAPLVGALGGVVGRVAAELQREHGVDLRCGITVTALEGDPAERLRRAHLSDGTTLDADVAVVSLGAQRNTEWLAGSGLGAGPRGIACDAGCRAFDFRGIVTDDIFVAGDVARSPHALFGYQFLSLEHWGNAVAQAETAAHNMISSSSERRPHLWVPAFWSAQFGVNIKSVGVPSLGEELVVVQGSLAERRFVCAYGYQGRVIAAVSFDGTKWLEFYQRQIESAAVFPPEHSMVDSRPEGLRPVPAEFPDPSLPTHGPTVTVSGYSPTEQRITFTPARA from the coding sequence GTGCCCGGTGACGCTGCCCTGGAACGGCTGAGGCGCGAGGGGCGGATCGTGATCGTCGGGGCCTCCCTCGCCGGGCTCCGGGCCGCGGAGACCCTGCGGAAGGAGGGCTTCACCGGTTCGCTCACGCTGATCGGCGACGAGCCCCACGAACCGTACGACCGTCCGCCGCTCTCCAAGCAGGTGCTGCTGGGCCACGCGACCGCCGACCGCACCGCGCTGCCCCGGCGCACGGCGCTCGACGCGCACTGGCGGCTCGGAGTCGCCGCCACCGGGCTGGACATGGCGGCCCGGAAGGTCCGGCTGGCCGACGGCGACGAGGTGGCGTACGACCGGCTGCTGATCGCCACCGGCGTCCACGCCCGGCCGTGGCCGCACGAGGCCGAGGCCGCGCTGGACGGGGTCTTCGTGCTGCGCACGCGGGACGACGCGGCCCGGTTGCAGCGGCGGCTGGCGGCCTCGCCCCGCCGGGTGCTGGTCATCGGCGCGGGTTTCACCGGCTCCGAGATCGCGTCCGCCTGCCGCGAGCGCGGCCTCGCGGTGACCGTCGCCGAACGCGGGGCGGCCCCTCTCGTGGGGGCCCTCGGCGGCGTGGTCGGCCGGGTGGCCGCGGAGCTCCAGCGCGAGCACGGCGTGGACCTGCGCTGCGGAATCACGGTCACCGCGCTGGAGGGCGACCCGGCAGAACGGCTGCGGCGCGCCCATCTGTCGGACGGCACCACCCTCGACGCGGACGTCGCCGTCGTCTCGCTCGGCGCGCAGCGGAACACCGAGTGGCTGGCCGGTTCCGGACTCGGTGCCGGGCCGCGCGGGATCGCCTGCGACGCCGGCTGCCGGGCCTTCGACTTCCGCGGCATCGTGACCGACGACATCTTCGTCGCCGGTGACGTCGCCCGGTCCCCGCACGCGCTCTTCGGGTACCAGTTCCTGTCCCTCGAACACTGGGGCAACGCCGTCGCGCAGGCCGAGACGGCGGCGCACAACATGATCAGCAGCAGTTCGGAGCGCCGCCCGCACCTGTGGGTCCCGGCCTTCTGGTCCGCCCAGTTCGGGGTCAACATCAAGTCGGTCGGCGTCCCGTCCCTGGGCGAGGAACTCGTCGTCGTCCAGGGGTCGCTCGCGGAACGCCGCTTCGTCTGCGCGTACGGGTACCAGGGACGGGTCATCGCCGCCGTCTCCTTCGACGGGACGAAGTGGCTGGAGTTCTACCAGCGGCAGATCGAGTCGGCCGCGGTGTTCCCGCCGGAGCACTCCATGGTGGACAGCCGCCCCGAGGGCCTGCGGCCGGTCCCGGCCGAGTTCCCCGACCCCTCGCTGCCCACGCACGGGCCGACCGTCACCGTCAGCGGCTACTCGCCGACCGAGCAGCGGATCACGTTCACCCCCGCGCGGGCCTGA
- a CDS encoding ferredoxin has product MRLVVDLNRCQGYAQCAFLAPDVFVMHGEESLLYNPHAERAQRDQVMRAVAACPVQAILVDDPDDPDDLGAPDAPDAPEGESGTGSAVPVGEGLSGAR; this is encoded by the coding sequence ATGAGGCTTGTCGTCGATCTCAACCGGTGCCAGGGGTACGCGCAATGCGCCTTCCTGGCCCCCGACGTCTTCGTCATGCACGGCGAGGAGTCGCTGCTGTACAACCCGCACGCCGAGAGGGCGCAGCGGGACCAGGTGATGCGCGCCGTCGCCGCGTGCCCCGTACAGGCGATCCTGGTGGACGACCCGGACGACCCGGACGACCTGGGCGCTCCGGACGCTCCGGACGCTCCGGAGGGGGAGAGCGGGACGGGGTCGGCGGTCCCGGTGGGCGAGGGGTTGTCCGGTGCCCGGTGA
- a CDS encoding TetR/AcrR family transcriptional regulator, producing the protein MGNREALLVGAKECLRGKGYDRTTVRDIATAAGVSMAAIGYHYGSREVLLNQALFEILDEWGDSMGRALVPDADGSAKRHFERMWESLVADFTAHPDLWLASVELFMQARRRPELRAPLAAGITEGRRGMAAILRGVPEDEVPEASVRTLGSVQLALMSGVMIQCLGDPESAPSAAEVLQGLRDLADLAR; encoded by the coding sequence ATGGGGAACCGTGAAGCCCTGCTCGTCGGCGCCAAGGAGTGCCTGCGGGGAAAGGGGTACGACCGCACCACCGTCCGCGACATCGCCACCGCGGCGGGCGTGAGCATGGCCGCCATCGGCTACCACTACGGCTCCAGGGAAGTGCTGCTCAACCAGGCCCTGTTCGAGATCCTCGACGAGTGGGGCGACTCCATGGGGCGGGCCCTCGTCCCCGACGCCGACGGGTCCGCGAAGCGGCACTTCGAGCGGATGTGGGAGTCCCTCGTCGCGGACTTCACCGCCCACCCCGATCTGTGGCTGGCCTCGGTGGAGCTGTTCATGCAGGCCCGGCGCCGGCCCGAGCTGCGCGCCCCGCTCGCCGCGGGCATCACGGAGGGCCGCCGGGGCATGGCGGCGATCCTGCGGGGCGTCCCCGAGGACGAGGTGCCGGAGGCCTCCGTGCGCACCCTCGGCAGCGTCCAGCTGGCGCTGATGTCGGGCGTGATGATCCAGTGCCTCGGCGACCCGGAGTCCGCGCCCTCCGCCGCCGAGGTGCTCCAGGGGCTGCGCGACCTGGCCGACCTCGCGCGCTGA
- a CDS encoding carboxylesterase family protein encodes MRHTRSVSQWFVTALALGGLAWGLAAPEPATARTPAPAGASKTRDIGTVVDTTTGKVRGTASERLRGFRGIPYAAPPVGELRWAPPRPAAPWTGVRDATSPGAPCAQPVGLPIGTPGENEDCLHLNVTAPARTDGKRPVIVWIHGGSLMYGSGDMYGPDRLAAEGAVVVSVNYRLGVMGFLSGTTVEGADGLGLEDQQAALRWVRANAAAFGGDARNVTIMGESGGGYSVCDHLASPRSAGLFDRAVVQSAPCATGGTRTRAEAEADARRIVTALGCDKSKNKSKSKNKSKSKSKNKSKNKNKNKNKNNAHSRSTTKNTTTTKTANTTKTASTVKNANTAKETEACLRRASAADLLKAYGPFNEPRPVAGTELMPLSPAEALRTGRFNRVPVLVGVNHDEERGSVLGRELAPGGAPMEPEEYEPAVRQAFGDRADDVLGRYPLSRFASAGEALATAMTDASWSVPTLDTARLLSRWTPTRMYEFGERDTPWFRGYPAPSFEQRAQHMSELAYLFDLDLFQDVKPEQAGFRDRMVRTWVEFAASGRTDWPAFRGTDGHVQTLSSDTWGRADFVRDHHYRFWKRHR; translated from the coding sequence ATGAGACACACCAGGAGCGTTTCCCAGTGGTTCGTCACCGCGCTGGCGCTCGGGGGGCTGGCATGGGGCCTGGCCGCACCCGAACCCGCGACGGCCCGGACGCCGGCCCCGGCGGGCGCCTCGAAGACGCGGGACATCGGCACCGTCGTCGACACGACGACGGGCAAGGTGCGCGGCACCGCGAGCGAGCGGCTGCGCGGTTTCCGGGGCATCCCCTACGCGGCCCCGCCGGTCGGCGAGCTGCGCTGGGCCCCGCCCCGGCCGGCCGCGCCCTGGACCGGGGTGCGCGACGCGACCTCCCCCGGCGCGCCGTGCGCCCAACCGGTGGGGCTCCCGATCGGCACGCCCGGCGAGAACGAGGACTGCCTCCACCTGAACGTCACCGCGCCCGCCCGCACCGACGGCAAGCGGCCGGTGATCGTCTGGATCCACGGCGGCAGCCTGATGTACGGCAGCGGGGACATGTACGGGCCCGACCGGCTGGCCGCCGAGGGCGCGGTCGTCGTCTCGGTGAACTACCGGCTGGGGGTGATGGGGTTCCTGAGCGGCACCACCGTCGAGGGAGCCGACGGCCTCGGCCTGGAGGACCAGCAGGCGGCGCTGCGCTGGGTCCGTGCCAACGCCGCCGCCTTCGGCGGTGACGCGCGCAACGTCACGATCATGGGCGAGTCCGGCGGCGGCTACAGCGTCTGCGACCACCTCGCCTCGCCCCGTTCGGCCGGACTCTTCGACCGGGCCGTCGTACAGAGCGCACCGTGCGCCACCGGCGGTACCCGGACCCGGGCCGAGGCGGAGGCCGACGCCCGACGGATCGTCACGGCACTCGGCTGTGACAAGAGCAAGAACAAGAGCAAGAGCAAGAACAAGAGCAAGAGCAAGAGCAAGAACAAGAGCAAGAACAAGAACAAGAACAAGAACAAGAACAACGCCCACAGCAGAAGCACGACCAAGAACACGACCACGACCAAGACCGCGAACACGACCAAGACCGCAAGCACAGTCAAGAACGCGAACACAGCCAAGGAAACGGAAGCCTGCCTGCGTCGGGCGTCCGCGGCCGATCTGCTGAAGGCGTACGGCCCGTTCAACGAGCCCCGTCCGGTGGCCGGCACGGAACTGATGCCGCTGTCCCCCGCGGAGGCGCTGCGCACCGGCCGGTTCAACCGGGTGCCCGTGCTCGTCGGCGTCAACCACGACGAGGAACGCGGCAGCGTGCTCGGCCGGGAACTGGCACCGGGGGGCGCGCCCATGGAGCCGGAGGAGTACGAACCCGCCGTCCGGCAGGCGTTCGGCGACCGGGCCGACGACGTACTGGGGCGCTACCCGCTCTCCCGCTTCGCCTCGGCCGGCGAGGCCCTCGCCACGGCCATGACCGACGCGTCGTGGTCGGTGCCCACGCTGGACACCGCCCGGCTGCTGTCGAGGTGGACCCCGACCCGGATGTACGAGTTCGGCGAACGCGACACCCCCTGGTTCAGGGGCTACCCGGCGCCGAGCTTCGAGCAGCGGGCCCAGCACATGTCCGAACTGGCCTACCTCTTCGACCTGGACCTGTTCCAGGACGTGAAGCCGGAGCAGGCCGGGTTCCGCGACCGGATGGTCCGCACCTGGGTGGAGTTCGCGGCCTCGGGCCGTACGGACTGGCCCGCCTTCCGGGGCACGGACGGACACGTGCAGACGCTGTCCTCCGACACCTGGGGCCGCGCGGACTTCGTACGCGACCACCACTACCGGTTCTGGAAGCGGCACCGCTGA
- a CDS encoding mannosyltransferase family protein — translation MRSRLWSRVRLPGLRIGAADREVLWLYLLTRLGIWTLAYCTRWLFPDDGKARHAGSFFSSWQRWDWWHYLHIAQSGYFPDGTGPWTPDWDNREAFFPGFPFLLRAVHTVVPSWPAAGALISFVAGGVAVLALARIARLYLPQEGAGPRAVLFFLLSPAAVFLAAGYTEALFLAFALPAWLAAQRLDWPSAALLTGLATTVRVSGLFLAGALAVHFLVTARTPAHWRRLPWLALPALPPLLHSWYLQTHTGDWMAWKHAEERGWYRDFHAPWEAWKNTWRVAFGHSQSTGYALMSQAELLAMVVGLVLCGVLLRRRRWAEAAYIAVSLWALGTSYWYTSIPRATLLWWPLWAGLAAWSLRSPRVRTAYLAVVAPLMTVFAVTFLSGRWAG, via the coding sequence GTGCGGTCACGGTTGTGGTCGCGAGTGCGGTTGCCGGGGTTGCGGATCGGGGCCGCCGATCGGGAGGTGCTGTGGCTGTACCTGCTGACCCGGCTGGGCATCTGGACCCTCGCGTACTGCACCCGGTGGCTGTTCCCCGACGACGGGAAGGCCCGCCACGCCGGTTCGTTCTTCTCCTCGTGGCAGCGGTGGGACTGGTGGCACTACCTGCACATAGCCCAGTCCGGCTACTTCCCGGACGGGACCGGTCCCTGGACGCCGGACTGGGACAACAGGGAGGCGTTCTTCCCCGGCTTCCCGTTCCTGCTGCGGGCGGTCCACACCGTCGTCCCGAGCTGGCCGGCCGCCGGGGCGCTGATCTCGTTCGTCGCCGGGGGCGTCGCCGTACTGGCCCTGGCCCGGATCGCCCGGCTGTACCTGCCGCAGGAGGGGGCGGGGCCGCGAGCGGTGCTGTTCTTCCTGCTGTCCCCGGCCGCGGTCTTCCTCGCCGCCGGTTACACCGAGGCGCTCTTCCTCGCGTTCGCCCTGCCCGCGTGGCTGGCCGCCCAGCGCCTCGACTGGCCGTCGGCGGCCCTCCTCACGGGCCTGGCCACCACGGTCCGGGTCAGCGGGCTCTTCCTCGCCGGGGCCCTGGCGGTCCACTTCCTGGTGACCGCCCGCACCCCCGCCCACTGGCGCCGCCTGCCCTGGCTGGCGCTGCCCGCCCTGCCGCCCCTGCTCCACAGCTGGTACCTCCAGACGCACACCGGTGACTGGATGGCCTGGAAGCACGCCGAGGAACGCGGCTGGTACCGCGACTTCCACGCCCCCTGGGAGGCGTGGAAGAACACCTGGCGCGTCGCCTTCGGCCACTCCCAGAGCACCGGCTACGCCCTGATGTCCCAGGCCGAACTCCTCGCCATGGTCGTCGGCCTGGTGCTGTGCGGGGTGCTGCTGCGGCGGCGGCGCTGGGCGGAGGCGGCGTACATCGCGGTCAGCCTGTGGGCGCTGGGCACGTCCTACTGGTACACCTCCATACCCCGCGCGACCCTGCTGTGGTGGCCCCTGTGGGCCGGGCTCGCCGCCTGGAGCCTGCGCAGCCCGCGCGTCAGGACCGCCTACCTCGCCGTCGTGGCCCCCCTGATGACGGTCTTCGCCGTCACCTTCCTCTCCGGACGATGGGCCGGCTGA
- a CDS encoding SigE family RNA polymerase sigma factor has product MTVEEFEEFYAQTAARLTGQLFVMLGDQHEAQDVVQEAFVKGWSRRRQLDRDGQPEAWIRTVAWRLAVSRWRGRRRAADAWRRSGVPPHAEAPGTESVALVEALRELPPKQRRTLALHYGCDLTVEQIAAETGLSASTVKTHLARGRATLSHRLQDPRTEEGPRA; this is encoded by the coding sequence TTGACCGTCGAGGAGTTCGAAGAGTTCTACGCGCAGACGGCGGCCCGGCTGACCGGGCAGCTGTTTGTGATGCTCGGCGACCAGCACGAGGCGCAGGACGTGGTGCAGGAGGCCTTCGTCAAGGGGTGGAGCCGGCGGCGTCAGCTCGATCGTGACGGGCAGCCCGAGGCGTGGATCCGCACGGTCGCGTGGCGGCTGGCGGTGAGCCGGTGGCGGGGGCGGCGGCGGGCCGCGGACGCCTGGCGGCGCAGTGGGGTGCCTCCACATGCGGAGGCACCCGGCACGGAGTCGGTGGCCCTGGTGGAGGCGTTGCGGGAGCTGCCGCCCAAGCAGCGCCGCACGTTGGCCCTGCACTACGGCTGTGATCTGACCGTCGAACAGATCGCCGCCGAGACCGGTCTGTCGGCCAGCACCGTCAAGACGCATCTGGCCCGGGGCCGGGCCACGCTCTCGCACCGTCTGCAGGATCCGCGCACCGAGGAGGGGCCCCGTGCCTGA
- a CDS encoding PIN domain nuclease: protein MNAAQFLIDTSALARFMRTDAEQFGWDQAAAAGLIATCPITELEFFYSARSAADRAQGIEDMRLLFGWVPADERAYDRAWQVQEALTKRGQHRSAGAVDLVVAATAELQGLTLLHCDRDFECIAAVTGQALQWYGPDTGK from the coding sequence GTGAACGCCGCACAGTTCCTGATCGACACCAGCGCCCTGGCACGCTTCATGCGCACCGACGCCGAGCAGTTCGGCTGGGACCAGGCAGCCGCCGCCGGACTCATCGCGACGTGCCCGATCACGGAGCTCGAATTCTTCTACAGCGCCCGCTCCGCGGCAGACCGCGCTCAAGGCATCGAGGACATGCGTCTGCTGTTCGGATGGGTACCGGCCGATGAGCGCGCCTACGACCGCGCCTGGCAGGTGCAGGAAGCACTCACCAAGCGAGGACAGCACCGCAGTGCCGGAGCCGTGGATCTGGTCGTGGCCGCTACGGCGGAACTGCAAGGGCTGACGCTCCTGCACTGCGACCGCGACTTCGAATGCATCGCGGCGGTCACCGGCCAGGCCCTTCAGTGGTACGGACCGGACACCGGCAAGTAA
- a CDS encoding type II toxin-antitoxin system VapB family antitoxin: protein MSRTVIDLDDELLADVARALGTSTKKETVNTALREVLENRRRALALARLRAASADGAFDLELFREKGNYRR from the coding sequence ATGAGTCGAACCGTGATCGACCTCGACGACGAACTGCTGGCCGATGTCGCTCGGGCACTCGGCACGAGCACCAAGAAGGAGACGGTCAACACCGCGCTGCGTGAGGTGCTCGAAAACCGGCGGAGGGCGCTCGCACTCGCCCGACTGCGCGCGGCCTCCGCCGACGGCGCCTTCGACCTGGAACTCTTCCGGGAGAAGGGCAATTACCGTCGGTGA
- a CDS encoding WYL domain-containing protein — MPATVDSLGLAVRLLDTPPTAPEPDPFGTGVSFGTDTEETVAAYAKQLTYIDVRQLAHAIDMGTAITVEYVAASGSRTVRTLSHLEIDPPYLEAWCHLRNAERVFTLSRIHGVMPA, encoded by the coding sequence GTGCCTGCCACAGTCGACTCGCTCGGCCTGGCGGTCCGACTGCTGGACACCCCGCCGACCGCTCCGGAGCCCGATCCATTCGGCACCGGGGTTTCCTTCGGCACGGACACCGAGGAGACCGTCGCCGCATACGCAAAGCAGCTGACGTACATCGACGTCCGCCAACTCGCCCATGCCATCGACATGGGCACGGCCATCACCGTCGAGTACGTCGCCGCCTCGGGCAGCCGCACCGTGCGTACCCTCAGCCACCTCGAAATCGACCCTCCCTACCTGGAAGCGTGGTGCCACCTGCGCAACGCTGAACGCGTCTTCACGCTCTCCCGTATCCACGGCGTCATGCCGGCGTAG
- a CDS encoding DNA polymerase III subunit gamma and tau, translating into MSSLALYRRYRPESFAEVIGQEHVTDPLQQALRNNRVNHAYLFSGPRGCGKTTSARILARCLNCEQGPTPTPCGECQSCRDLSRNGPGSIDVIEIDAASHGGVDDARDLREKAFFGPASSRYKIYIIDEAHMVTSAGFNALLKVVEEPPEHLKFIFATTEPEKVIGTIRSRTHHYPFRLVPPGTLREYLAEVCGKENSPVEDGVLPLVVRAGAGSVRDSMSVMDQLLAGAGDDGVTYAMATSLLGYTDGSLLDSIVDAFAAGDGAAAFEVVDRVIEGGNDPRRFVADLLERLRDLVILAAVPDAGEKGLIDAPADVVERMQAQASVFGAAELSRAADLVNTGLTEMRGATSPRLQVELICARVLLPAAFDDERSLQARLDRLERGASFATAGPGPAMGYVPGPEALAHAPVPAAPPVPPGGGPPPRAPRYGARPPHLPPRPPLPPPRWRRPPHPPPPRSPWPRSPSSRRAGRRLPRAVSAPGPGPPRPVRSRDAAPVAGRPRPPPASRPPRRPPRSRPPRPRHRRMPPPGRAREWPRAPPRCGTCGRTSWRP; encoded by the coding sequence GTGTCGTCCCTTGCGCTGTACCGCCGCTATCGCCCCGAGTCGTTCGCCGAGGTCATTGGGCAGGAGCATGTCACCGACCCGCTGCAGCAGGCCCTGCGGAACAACCGGGTCAATCACGCGTACCTGTTCAGCGGTCCGCGCGGGTGCGGCAAGACGACCAGTGCGCGCATCCTGGCCCGCTGCCTGAACTGCGAGCAGGGGCCGACGCCCACGCCGTGCGGGGAGTGCCAGTCCTGCCGGGACCTCTCGCGCAACGGGCCGGGGTCGATCGACGTCATCGAGATCGACGCCGCGTCGCACGGTGGCGTGGACGACGCCCGTGATCTGCGGGAGAAGGCGTTCTTCGGGCCCGCCTCCAGTCGTTACAAGATCTACATCATCGACGAGGCGCACATGGTCACCTCGGCGGGGTTCAACGCCCTGCTGAAGGTGGTCGAGGAGCCGCCGGAGCACCTCAAGTTCATCTTCGCGACCACCGAGCCCGAGAAGGTCATCGGCACCATCCGGTCGCGTACGCACCACTACCCCTTCCGGCTCGTCCCGCCGGGGACGCTGCGCGAGTACCTCGCCGAGGTCTGCGGCAAGGAGAACAGCCCCGTCGAGGACGGTGTGCTGCCGCTGGTCGTGCGGGCCGGTGCCGGGTCCGTGCGTGACTCGATGTCGGTGATGGACCAGTTGCTCGCCGGGGCCGGCGACGACGGTGTGACGTATGCCATGGCGACCTCGCTGCTCGGTTACACCGACGGCTCGTTGCTCGACTCGATCGTGGACGCCTTCGCGGCGGGCGACGGGGCCGCGGCGTTCGAGGTCGTGGACCGGGTGATCGAGGGCGGCAACGACCCGCGCCGCTTCGTCGCCGATCTCCTGGAGCGGCTGCGCGACCTGGTGATCCTGGCCGCCGTGCCGGACGCGGGGGAGAAGGGGCTGATCGACGCCCCCGCCGACGTCGTCGAGCGGATGCAGGCCCAGGCGTCCGTCTTCGGCGCCGCGGAGCTGAGCCGCGCCGCCGACCTGGTCAACACGGGGCTCACGGAGATGCGCGGGGCGACCTCGCCGCGGCTCCAGGTCGAGCTGATCTGCGCCCGGGTGCTGCTCCCCGCCGCCTTCGACGACGAGCGTTCGCTCCAGGCCCGGCTCGACCGGCTGGAGCGCGGCGCCTCCTTCGCGACCGCGGGGCCGGGCCCCGCCATGGGGTACGTGCCCGGGCCCGAGGCCCTGGCCCACGCACCGGTGCCAGCCGCCCCGCCCGTGCCGCCCGGTGGGGGCCCGCCGCCGCGCGCGCCGCGGTACGGGGCGAGGCCCCCGCACCTGCCCCCGCGCCCGCCCCTGCCCCCGCCCCGGTGGCGCCGCCCACCGCACCCGCCGCCCCCGCGCAGCCCATGGCCCCGGTCGCCCAGCAGCCGTCGGGCGGGGCGCCGACTCCCGCGGGCGGTCAGCGCCCCGGGGCCTGGCCCACCGCGGCCGGTTCGGAGTCGGGACGCCGCCCCGGTGGCTGGCCGACCGCGTCCACCCCCGGCCAGTCGTCCGCCCCGCAGGCCGCCCCGGTCCCGGCCGCCGCGCCCGCGGCACCGGCGCATGCCGCCGCCGGGCCGAGCGCGGGAATGGCCCAGGGCGCCGCCCAGGTGCGGAACATGTGGCCGGACATCCTGGAGGCCGTGA